The Daucus carota subsp. sativus chromosome 2, DH1 v3.0, whole genome shotgun sequence genome includes a window with the following:
- the LOC108208410 gene encoding high affinity nitrate transporter 2.5-like: protein MENSQTESNRENNGGFSSPVDSEHKATKLRIQSVAAPHMRAFHLSWISFFACFVSTFAAPPLIPLIRDNLDLTSTDIGNAGVAAVSGAVFARIVMGTLCDLFGPRVASAALMLLTTPAVYCSALANSPASFLLVRFFTGFSLSTFVSTQYWMSSMFSAPVVGTANGVAAGWGNLGGGATQLIMPYVFTLIHHIGATKFTAWRIAFFVPAVFQTLSAYSVFFLGQDLPDGDFAKLQKSGDKHKDKFSQVFYQAITNYRGWILALTYGYCFGVELTVDNIIAQYFYDRFHVNLHTAGIIAASFGLANLFSRPLGGYVSDVMATRYGMRGRLWTLFLVQILGGCLCVLLGRLGSLSTSVTVMLVFSVFVQASCGLTYGVVPFVSRRSLGVISGLIGGGGNVGAVLTQVVFFRGSRFKTETGITLMGVTIICCTLPMMFIYFPQWGGLFWGPSSKGITEENYYMSEWSKEEQEQGFHKASLKFANNSKGERGKRVASAPTPLEGTPESYGHV from the exons ATGGAGAATTCTCAAACAGAAAGCAACAGAGAAAACAATGGAGGGTTTTCTAGTCCAGTGGATTCGGAGCACAAGGCCACTAAACTGAGAATACAATCAGTGGCAGCACCTCACATGAGAGCCTTTCACTTATCCTGGATATCTTTCTTCGCTTGTTTTGTATCCACCTTCGCTGCTCCACCTCTTATTCCTCTGATTCGCGACAACCTCGACTTGACCTCAACCGACATAGGGAACGCGGGGGTGGCTGCAGTGTCTGGAGCTGTGTTTGCGAGGATTGTGATGGGGACATTATGCGACTTGTTTGGGCCTCGTGTCGCCTCTGCAGCGCTTATGCTCCTTACAACACCAGCAGTTTACTGCAGTGCACTAGCCAATTCTCCAGCCTCGTTTCTCCTTGTGCGCTTTTTCACTGGCTTCTCGCTTTCCACTTTCGTGTCAACTCAATACTGGATGAGCTCCATGTTCTCTGCTCCTGTTGTTGGCACCGCGAATGGCGTGGCTGCAGGCTGGGGAAACCTTGGGGGCGGTGCCACTCAGCTCATCATGCCATATGTGTTCACCCTTATTCATCATATTGGTGCAACAAAATTCACAGCATGGAGAATTGCTTTTTTCGTTCCAGCTGTGTTCCAGACCTTGTCCGCGTATTCAGTGTTTTTCTTAGGCCAAGACTTGCCTGATGGGGACTTCGCAAAACTTCAGAAATCTGGAGATAAGCACAAAGATAAATTCTCCCAGGTGTTCTACCAGGCAATCACAAATTACAGAGGGTGGATCTTAGCCCTGACTTATGGCTACTGTTTCGGGGTTGAGCTAACTGTGGACAACATCATTGCACAATATTTTTATGACAGGTTCCATGTGAATCTTCACACCGCAGGAATTATTGCAGCAAGCTTCGGGTTAGCAAACTTATTTTCAAGACCATTAGGAGGCTATGTTTCAGATGTTATGGCAACCAGATACGGAATGAGAGGTAGGCTATGGACACTCTTTCTGGTACAAATCTTAGGAGGCTGCTTATGCGTTCTCTTGGGGAGATTAGGATCTTTAAGTACATCTGTTACCGTGATGCTTGTGTTCTCTGTATTTGTTCAAGCTTCATGTGGTCTCACATATGGAGTGGTTCCATTTGTTTCAAGAAG GTCACTGGGAGTGATATCAGGGCTGATCGGAGGAGGTGGAAATGTAGGCGCGGTTCTGACACAAGTAGTCTTCTTCAGAGGATCGCGATTCAAAACCGAGACAGGCATAACTCTGATGGGAGTTACCATAATCTGTTGCACTCTCCCTATGATGTTCATATACTTTCCACAATGGGGAGGTCTGTTCTGGGGTCCATCATCCAAAGGCATAACAGAAGAGAACTACTACATGTCTGAATGGTCTAAAGAGGAACAAGAGCAAGGCTTCCACAAAGCAAGCCTGAAATTCGCAAATAATAGCAAAGGTGAAAGAGGTAAAAGAGTGGCTTCTGCTCCCACACCTCTAGAAGGAACTCCAGAATCATATGGGCATGTTTAG